Below is a window of Humulus lupulus chromosome 2, drHumLupu1.1, whole genome shotgun sequence DNA.
GAGAAATTGAATGCCTAAGTTATTGATTCTAACTCTATTATTTCAGAACAAATGACTGATTTTCCAGAAGTTTCTCCCCAAAAGATGGTCAAAAAGACACCCTCTCTTGTTCCCTTTGTTGCAAAAAAGACACAAAGGAAGGAATCCATTTCCTCCAAAGATGCTGGAAAGAAGCCCATGACCGAATTTGTTGccaaaaagataaaaaaatatggTGTCTCAATCAACTCTGGAGTCCCCACTCAAGGTGTACAATTTTACCTATTTTTCGTATGAATCCCATAAAAAATATGAAACGTATGTAAATAGGGAGTTTTTTTCTGAAAGAAACTTTGCATTAGATGCTCATAGGTTGTTTGGGGTCATTAAACCTCTAGAAGATGCTCATTGGCTTGGTACAGTAATGAGGTTTGAGGGATATATTCCTAGAGTTGTAAGGGAGTTCTACAATAATTTGTCCCCTAAAGTTACTGATATTCAGTCTTTTATGTTTGAGAAAGTCTATGTTCGAGGGAATTGGCTCAAGTTTAGTGAGGGAGAGACTACTCGGGTTTTGGGTGTGAATATTTCTACTTCTGAGTTTGTTGAATTAGATAAGAATGTTGTTTCCTCGGAACTGGTTGGTCAAAAAATTGATTGGTCCAAAAACACATCACTTAAGGTCATTCAATTCACTCACAAATTTGCTGTTCTGCATAAGTTTGCTAGTTTTAATTGGCTCCCCACTACTCACTCTACCACTATTTCACAAGAGCTTGCATTTTTCTATATAAAGTTGCTATAGGGCTTCCGGTCAATCTACTTGGGGAGATCATGGAACATATTTTGTCTCTAACCAAATGACAAAGGAAGATGCAATTTCTTGTGTTCCTAAGCCTTATTTACAAGGTTCTCACCACTCAGCATCCACTCAAGTTTGTTGATGAAACCATGGTGCTTGTTCTGAATGGTACTACCTACAAGGTAAGAGATGAcactaccccccccccccccggctcTTCCAAACATGTCAAGCCACGTGATCAGACCATCAAGTGCACTGATGGCTTTGCTGCCTTTGTTGATGTCCCTGCTTGGGAACCAAAATTATCTACTCTGAAGGCTTCCATTGGGATCATTCAATCCAACTAAATCTCATTTCTGGACAAGCTCACTACCTTCGCTGAGACTCAGCAAGTGCTCCTTGACAATGTGATGAGTCTTCGTGCTACTTCACCAAAACCAAAGAAATATTCTAGTGTCTCTTTCATTGTTTTTGTTTATGTCTATGTTTTAAGACTTTGGATctattttgttattttcttttgagACTTTGGCCCTTTGTTAGTCAAAAAGGGGGAgaagtttatgttttttatgttagTTTGGAAATCATTCTCAAGCggagaattttttatttttttttctaaaaagctaAAACTCTTCCTAGTTTTGATCTATGATAATTACTAACTATTTTGTGTAGGAGGTTGTCTCAAACTAACATGTTTTGATGGAGGATGATTGAGTACTAAAAAAAATGGGTTTTGTTTACaaagttgccaaagggggagattgtaaaatccaaAAGCTGACAAACTTAGTGTAGGTATTTTTTATATTGCTCaatcaattttatttaaatcTCACAAAGTCAATTGtcaattaattaaagatttttaTGGTAATAAAATATCTTTGATTATTTCCTTAAAAATGTGTGATTTTAAATATGTCTATTTATACCACCTTATATTAATCAATTTTGTATACTATTTTGATTGTTTCCCATACTAATTATGATAAAATCATTTGTGATTTTGGAAACAAAGATTGGTTGGTTGTTTCATTCTCTTAAGTCTGTCCAGGTCCATGTTGAATCTGACAGAACCGCCagactttccattcatggatatTCTCTTCCTTGATTTTGTGAGCTACAAAAGGTGGACTTCTGCTTGCTACAAATAGAAGCTTTTGCAACCAAGAACACTTACTATTTCCATAGGCTATTGTGTGTAATTCTTATTTAAGAGTGAAGTTTGTATTTTGTGAGATTAAGAGTGGAAATACTTACTCTTGTATTTGAGTGCATGTTGCATTGTTTATTGATACCCTTTAGTCTTTAGGATTCAATGTATAATTTCCATTGTTATTTCCTATACAAGTTTTGGGAGAAGAGCCTTTGGGAGGAAGAAAGCATCAAGGTCTTTGGAAGAAGAACCAAATAAGTCTTTCTTCAGGAGGAACAAAGTAATCAGTCATCATCGAAGGGAGTTCGAGTGGAGAGCTGATTATTGCAGAAAAAAAGATTGGCATTGGAATACACAAGAGTGTGGCAACAATATAGAGGGAGTCTAATTTTGTATAAGTCATTGCTTTTGTATTTGTGTTAATTACTTATAAGTTTCTTCTCTGAGCGTGGCTCCATGGATTATGGcaattgaaccatgtaaaattctCATCTgttgatttttatatttttgtgatTACCCTGTTTAAGTCTGATACATCACCATTCAGTTGTAATTGATCAAATTGTGTGTTTCACTCATCTGCTTATTACGTTCCACAATTAAAATAAGTCGATAATTACttggtaattaattaataaaaacataatttcacCCTTCTAAGAAGTTGGTTCTTAGGCTAGTTCTTTCATGAATATGGATCCAGTTCTTACTTGCAGGATTACGAAGAAGCTCGTGTTGTTTCTCAAGGACCTTTTGAGCCTAAATTGAACGCTCTATGTTGTTTGGAAAGCTCCACCCTAAGGCTTTTTCAAATAAAATGTGGATGTAAttgtttctttaatttttttttttaaaaaaggtgTTATTGTCAGAATTCATGGGGGCAGATTGTTACTGGCTTGGTGTTTCCTCTTAAAGGAGGTTACTCTTTTGTAATCATAGAGTCTCAAGGTCTTCTGTTGGCTATCAATGCTCTACGATTCATTTTCCTATTTCTCACACATAGAGCTCGATGCCAAATTGGTAGTAGGGAAAATTAATAGTGATGATATTGCTTTGGTTTCTGTAATGATTTTGATCCTTAGATGTTTATTGTTTTCCTTTCCTAATGTAATTGTTTCTCAATGTTGTTAAAGAAGATAAAGAGATAGCTCACTCTTTTGCTGCTAGATGATGAACTATGAAATGGTATTGTTCCATATCCTCTTTCTTATATCCATGCctgacaagaatcatgaggcttCATCTAAAAATCgattggtgattagtggagttacccATGTTCTTATTCATGgctcaatattcttacacttattccatgCTGGACACCATACTCCAATATTCCCCCTAAAAATGGTGGCGATTTTTTGCTCACCATTCTTGAATCACCTTATTTCAAGTTACCTTTCTTTTCAACTCACTTAttttttttggatctcaagtgtcATTTTGCACTATGCGGATCTTGTGCGGCTTAGCTCACtttttggatctcaagtgtcttaTTGCACTATGCAGATCTCAAGCTTTTTTTTCTAGTTGGCTCACTCTTTGGATCGGTGTGGATCAAATGCCCTCTAGGGAATTGGCTCATGATACCATGATAAGAATCACGAGACTCTATCTAAAActcaattggtgattagtggagttacccatgttcttattaatgactcaatattcttacacttattccatgtgggacaccATACTCCAATAAACACAGACTTTGTAAGCAGATCTGTTATTTGATCTATAGCTGGTACATGGTGAACTTGAAGAGCGCCATTAATGACTTTTTCTCGAACAAAATAGAGATTCAGATCTATGTTCTTGGTGCGAGCATGTTGTATAGGATTTGTAGCAAGAATAATAGTACTTTGATTGTCACACTAGATGTGAGGAATGACATGAGGTTGAAGATGTAGTTCATCAAGAAGTGCAATTAGCCAAGAAATTTTAGCAACGGTGTGAGCTAAACTTCTATATTCGGCTTCAATGCTAGATCTAGAAACAATATGTTGTTTCTTTGACTGCAATGATATGAGATTATGACCAAGGAAAATGCAATAACCAGTGGTGGAGCGACGATCATCTGGGTGAGATGCCCAATCGGCATCACAAAAGGCTTCAATGTTGAGTTTGGAACTTGGTTGGAGATACAAACCCATGTCTAAGGAACCAGCCAAGTATCTTAGAATGCACTTTACCACTTGCCAATGAGCTTCAATTGGAGATTGCATAAATTGGCAAACTTTGTTGACACTGTATGAAATTTCTGGTATGGTTATTGTAGCATATTGCAGTGCACCGACGGTACTTCTATATAGGTGAATGTCTCGTACAGGATCACTACCATAGGCTGTAAGTTTCTGGCCAGTATTCATTGGTGTTAAGATGTGCTAAGTCCTTTAAAGCAAATTGCTTGTGTAACCTACATATCAGATTAGAAATAAAAGATGTTTTATTTCCTGTGATAATAATATCAACGACATGTACTAAAATATATATTGCAATTGatggagaagtgtgaagaaagagAGATTGATCAAATTTGGCTGATTTGAAGCCAAATAGTTGAAGAACTTTATGTAATTTGTTAAACCAGGCTCTTGGGGCCTGTTTGAGTCCATATATATCTTTTTGTAATTTGCAAACTAAGTGAGGAGCATGAAGGTCTTCAAAACTAGGTTGTTGTTTCATATAAACTTCTTCTTTGAGCTCCCCATTTAAGAATGCATTATTAATGTAAAGTTGTTTGATAGGGCACCTGTGAGAAAGAGTTAGAGTTAGTAGCACTCGAATAGTTGTAGGTTTCACAACCGGG
It encodes the following:
- the LOC133815067 gene encoding uncharacterized mitochondrial protein AtMg00810-like; translation: MNTGQKLTAYGSDPVRDIHLYRSTVGALQYATITIPEISYSVNKVCQFMQSPIEAHWQVVKCILRYLAGSLDMGLYLQPSSKLNIEAFCDADWASHPDDRRSTTGYCIFLGHNLISLQSKKQHIVSRSSIEAEYRSLAHTVAKISWLIALLDELHLQPHVIPHI